The following coding sequences are from one Salvia hispanica cultivar TCC Black 2014 chromosome 3, UniMelb_Shisp_WGS_1.0, whole genome shotgun sequence window:
- the LOC125211136 gene encoding uncharacterized protein LOC125211136, whose protein sequence is MAGNEEWRKNADTHKMSPEEVRRSGVEASKRPPGSGHHPGEVLHQRRSLPFGPMYIILAGSALAASVWYFTLYAKKKPEATAADVAKVAAGVAEPEDTKPRN, encoded by the coding sequence ATGGCAGGAAATGAGGAATGGAGAAAAAACGCAGACACGCACAAGATGAGTCCGGAGGAAGTGAGGAGGTCAGGTGTGGAGGCCTCAAAGCGGCCGCCGGGATCGGGACACCACCCCGGCGAGGTCCTCCACCAGCGCCGGAGCTTGCCCTTCGGCCCTATGTACATCATCCTCGCCGGCTCCGCCCTCGCTGCTAGCGTTTGGTACTTCACCTTGTACGCCAAGAAGAAACCCGAGGCCACCGCTGCTGACGTGGCTAAAGTTGCCGCCGGCGTGGCTGAGCCGGAGGACACGAAGCCTCGCAACTGA
- the LOC125211135 gene encoding nuclear nucleic acid-binding protein C1D-like, which yields METGSVSKVVPESVMEAVNRTRSNIDEVQANLDELLSCYDKETLATMEPLERARIHLLIAKTTTTLFALKLRCRGVNPDHHPVKKEFERLSLYEEKLQRCVDLSKAPLRPSTTINTPAAARFIEHSLPDLSSEQKQSMREISRGEGRGFKHVDKNLRKKRKYQSSEKLSVRSAAQEFLEKAARELLGDNKNGVKGPLQPADSEEDILVLD from the exons ATGGAAACCGGCAGCGTCAGTAAAGTGGTACCGGAATCAGTAATGGAGGCGGTGAATAGAACTCGTAGCAACATCGATGAGGTGCAGGCCAATTTGGACGAGCTGTTATCTTGCTATGACAAAGAAACCCTTGCAACCATGGAGCCTCTCGAGAGGGCCCGAATCCACTTATTGATTGCCAAAACAACAACTACTCTCTTTGCTT TGAAACTAAGATGCAGAGGTGTTAATCCAGATCATCATCCGGTGAAAAAAGAGTTT GAAAGATTGAGCTTGTACGAAGAGAAACTGCAGAGATGCGTAGACTTGAGCAAAG CTCCCCTGAGACCCTCAACAACCATCAACACCCCTGCAGCAGCCAGGTTTATTGAGCATTCTCTGCCTGATCTTTCCTCTG AACAGAAGCAAAGCATGCGGGAAATTAGTCGTGGGGAGGGTCGGGGATTCAAGCATGTGGACAAAAATCTCCGCaagaagagaaaatatcaGTCATCCGAGAAGCTATCTGTTCGTTCTGCTGCTCAGGAGTTTCTTGAGAAAGCAGCACGTGAGCTACTTGGTGATAATAAAAATGGTGTTAAAGGACCTTTACAACCTGCAGATTCTGAGGAGGATATCCTAGTTCTGGACTGA
- the LOC125211134 gene encoding transmembrane 9 superfamily member 8-like gives MGRAAVGSHAMRAVFLFPALCILLLSHNAFSFYLPGVAPQDFQKGDALNVKVNKLTSIKTQLPYTYYSLPYCHPNKIVDSSENLGEVLRGDRIENSPYVFKMREPQVCNLVCRVTLDAKKAKAFKEKIEDEYRVNMILDNLPLVVPIPRSEQEGPPIYQLGHHVGLKGQYAGSKDEKYFIYNHLSFTVKFHKDELTDSARIVGFEVVPFSVKHEYDGKWDENAHLTTCDSQAKRTVSSSNSPQEVDDKQEIIFTYDVTFQESEVKWASRWDTYLLMTDDQIHWFSIVNSLMIVLFLSGMVAMIMLRTLYRDISKYNELETQEEAQEETGWKLVHTDVFRPPSNSDLLCVYVGTGVQFLGMMLVTMVFAVLGFLSPSNRGGLMTAMLFLWVVMGLFAGYSAARLYKMFKGTEWKKIALQTAFLFPGLVFGVFFVLNALIWGQRSSGAVPFGTMFALVFLWFGISVPLIVVGSYVGFKKPAIENPVKTNKIPRQIPEQPWYMNPVFSMLIGGILPFGAVFIELFFILTSIWLNQFYYIFGFLFIVFIILIITCAEITIVLCYFQLCSEDYLWWWRSYLTSGSSALYLFLYATFYFFTKLEITKPVSGALYFGYMLIASYAFFVLTGTIGFYACFIFTRLIYSSVKIE, from the exons ATGGGAAGAGCTGCTGTTGGATCTCATGCAATGCGTGCTGTTTTCCTCTTCCCAGCCTTGTGCATTCTTCTCCTTTCCCACAACGCATTCAGCTTCTATCTCCCGGGTGTTGCCCCCCAAGATTTTCAAAAG GGTGATGCATTGAACGTGAAAGTAAACAAATTGACTTCTATAAAGACTCAGCTTCCTTACACCTACTATTCTCTTCCGTACTGTCACCCAAACAAGATAGTCGATAGCAGTGAAAATCTTGGAGAAGTACTTCGTGGTGATCGCATCGAGAACTCCCCCTATGTG TTCAAGATGAGGGAACCACAAGTCTGCAATCTTGTTTGTCGAGTTACACTCGATGCCAAAAAAGCAAAGgcattcaaagaaaaaattgaggaTGAATATCGTGTTAACAT GATCCTAGATAATCTCCCTTTGGTCGTTCCGATCCCAAGATCAGAACAAGAAGGTCCTCCTATCTACCAGCTCGGTCATCATGTTGGGCTGAAAGGGCAGTATGCCGGT AGCAAGGATGAAAAATACTTCATATACAATCACTTGAGCTTTACAGTCAAGTTTCACAAGGATGAGTTGACTGATTCAGCGAGGATTGTCGGTTTTGAGGTCGTACCATTTAG TGTCAAACACGAGTACGATGGAAAATGGGATGAGAATGCTCATCTCACTACATGTGATTCCCAAGCTAAGCGAAcagtttcttcttctaacTCTCCTCAAGAGGTTGATGATAAACAAGAAATCATTTTTACCTATGATGTCACATTTCAG GAGAGTGAGGTGAAGTGGGCATCGAGATGGGACACGTACCTTCTGATGACCGATGATCAAATCCATTGGTTTTCCATTGTCAACTCTCTCATGATCGTGCTCTTCCTCTCCGGCATGGTTGCAATGATAATGCTGCGAACGCTTTATCGAGACATCTCAAAGTACAACGAGCTCGAGACTCAGGAGGAGGCACAGGAAGAGACGGGTTGGAAATTGGTCCACACGGATGTGTTCAGGCCTCCGAGCAACTCGGACTTGTTATGTGTTTATGTCGGAACTGGTGTACAGTTTCTCGGGATGATGCTCGTCACCATGGTCTTCGCCGTCCTTGGATTCCTCTCGCCTTCGAACAGAGGCGGGCTCATGACAGCTATGTTGTTTCTTTGGGTTGTCATGGGACTCTTCGCCGGTTACTCTGCTGCCCGGCTTTACAAGATGTTCAAAGGAACGGAGTGGAAGAAAATCGCGCTCCAGACAGCTTTCTTGTTCCCGGGCCTCGTGTTTGGTGTGTTTTTCGTGCTCAATGCTCTCATCTGGGGTCAGAGATCTTCAGGTGCAGTGCCGTTCGGAACCATGTTTGCGTTGGTCTTCCTCTGGTTCGGGATCTCAGTCCCGCTCATCGTTGTGGGGAGCTACGTCGGGTTCAAGAAACCTGCCATCGAAAACCCGGTGAAGACGAATAAAATACCAAGACAGATCCCGGAGCAGCCGTGGTACATGAACCCTGTCTTCTCCATGCTGATCGGAGGCATCCTGCCGTTCGGAGCTGTCTTCATCGAGCTCTTCTTCATCCTGACCTCGATCTGGCTGAACCAGTTCTACTACATCTTCGGGTTCCTCTTCATCGTTTtcatcatcctcatcatcaCGTGTGCGGAGATAACGATCGTCCTCTGCTACTTCCAGCTGTGCAGCGAGGACTACCTCTGGTGGTGGAGGTCGTACCTGACGTCTGGATCCTCCGCGCTCTACCTCTTCCTCTACGCGACGTTCTACTTCTTCACGAAGCTCGAGATCACCAAGCCCGTCTCTGGCGCCCTCTACTTCGGGTACATGTTGATTGCGTCGTATGCGTTTTTCGTGCTCACCGGCACCATTGGCTTCTATGCGTGCTTCATCTTCACCAGGCTCATTTATTCTTCTGTCAAGATTGAGTGA